A single region of the Streptomyces sp. ITFR-16 genome encodes:
- a CDS encoding hydroxymethylglutaryl-CoA lyase — MTSDRSLPMTVADPGLPARVRIHEVGARDGLQNEKTVVPTEVKAEFIRRLAVAGLTTIEATSFVHPKWVPQLADAEQLFPMLGEIRDVGDVALPVLVPNERGLDRALALGARQIAVFGSATETFAARNLNRTVDESLAMFEPVVARAKADKVEVRGYLSMCFGDPWEGPVPVPRVVRVAKALLDLGCDELSLGDTIGVATPGHVRALLTALNEAGVPTAALGVHFHDTYGQALSNTLAALQHGVTTVDASAGGLGGCPYAKSATGNLATEDLVWMLDGLGIETGVDLDELTATSVWLAEQLGRPSPSRTVRALSVQQTQSHKEQ, encoded by the coding sequence ATGACGAGCGACCGGAGCCTGCCGATGACCGTGGCCGACCCGGGCCTGCCCGCCCGGGTCCGTATCCACGAGGTCGGCGCCCGTGACGGGCTGCAGAACGAGAAGACGGTCGTGCCGACCGAGGTGAAGGCGGAGTTCATCCGCCGGCTCGCGGTCGCCGGTCTCACCACGATCGAGGCGACGAGCTTCGTCCACCCCAAGTGGGTCCCCCAGCTGGCCGACGCCGAGCAGCTGTTCCCGATGCTCGGCGAGATAAGGGACGTGGGGGACGTGGCGCTCCCGGTCCTGGTGCCGAACGAGCGGGGACTCGACCGGGCGCTGGCGCTCGGGGCCCGGCAGATCGCCGTGTTCGGCTCCGCCACGGAGACGTTCGCCGCGCGCAACCTGAACCGCACGGTGGACGAGTCGCTGGCGATGTTCGAGCCCGTCGTGGCCCGCGCCAAGGCCGACAAGGTGGAGGTGCGCGGCTATCTGTCGATGTGCTTCGGCGACCCGTGGGAGGGGCCGGTCCCGGTCCCCCGGGTCGTCCGGGTCGCGAAGGCGCTGCTGGACCTCGGCTGCGACGAGCTCTCGCTCGGCGACACCATCGGGGTCGCCACCCCCGGCCATGTGCGCGCCCTGCTGACCGCGCTGAACGAGGCGGGCGTGCCCACCGCCGCCCTCGGGGTGCACTTCCACGACACGTACGGACAGGCCCTGTCCAACACCCTCGCCGCGCTCCAGCACGGCGTCACCACCGTGGACGCCTCGGCGGGCGGCCTCGGCGGCTGCCCGTACGCGAAGAGCGCGACCGGAAATCTCGCCACCGAGGATCTCGTGTGGATGCTCGACGGCCTCGGTATCGAGACCGGGGTCGACCTCGACGAGCTGACCGCCACCAGCGTGTGGCTCGCCGAACAGCTGGGGCGGCCGAGCCCGTCCCGTACCGTCCGCGCGCTCTCGGTGCAACAGACACAGTCCCACAAGGAGCAGTGA